The Aquidulcibacter paucihalophilus genome has a window encoding:
- a CDS encoding SDR family NAD(P)-dependent oxidoreductase, producing MRFKDRRVLLTGGSGVMGRLIARDIRKAGGQLTIVDLNPPEDGGTFIAGDLSTAAGLDALCARVAAEPWDILINLAGIQHFGPLEAQTPAHLHATYMVNLVAPARLAQAVLPGMKARGRGQIANVGSIFGSINFAHFATYSSSKAGLRALSQALRRELIQTGVGVTYVAPRAVRTPLNSDAVNAWAKLTGMTMDEPEAIARRIVRAIRDGRKDVYLGFPEALFVRLNGFAPGLIDGALRANDLKARALFTPSQSH from the coding sequence ATGCGGTTTAAGGACAGGCGCGTGCTGCTGACGGGCGGGTCCGGCGTCATGGGACGTCTGATCGCGCGCGACATCCGCAAGGCAGGCGGACAGCTCACGATCGTCGATCTCAATCCGCCGGAAGATGGCGGCACCTTCATCGCCGGCGACCTGTCGACCGCCGCGGGCCTGGATGCGCTCTGCGCCCGGGTTGCCGCCGAGCCCTGGGACATTCTGATCAATCTGGCGGGCATCCAGCATTTCGGGCCGCTCGAGGCCCAGACCCCCGCGCATCTCCACGCCACCTATATGGTCAATCTGGTCGCGCCGGCGCGGCTGGCACAGGCCGTTCTGCCGGGCATGAAGGCGCGGGGCAGGGGACAGATCGCCAATGTCGGCTCGATCTTCGGCTCCATCAACTTCGCCCATTTCGCGACCTATTCCAGCTCCAAGGCGGGCCTTCGCGCGCTCAGCCAGGCGCTTCGCCGCGAACTGATCCAGACAGGGGTTGGCGTCACCTACGTCGCCCCACGCGCCGTGCGGACGCCCCTGAACAGTGACGCCGTCAATGCCTGGGCGAAGCTCACCGGGATGACGATGGACGAACCCGAAGCGATCGCCCGGCGCATCGTCCGCGCCATCCGCGACGGGCGCAAGGACGTCTACCTCGGCTTCCCCGAGGCGCTCTTCGTGCGCCTCAACGGCTTCGCGCCCGGTCTGATCGACGGTGCCCTGCGCGCCAATGACCTGAAGGCCCGGGCCCTGTTCACCCCCTCACAATCGCATTGA
- a CDS encoding AMP-binding protein: MSAVLAAVRRAARETPQRIVVTSAGDALSWADLEAQVDLLASRLTGDDSPVGVALDNGPDWVVADLALIAAGRVSVPIPPFFTAEQRQHALADAGAGLLISAGDAGVRLDPTGLPRRPLHPGTAKITYTSGSTGQPKGVCLSLQQMEAVAQALVAVLGRERAGVHMAVLPLAVLLENVAGLYPILLAGGRYHAPGLAEIGFANPFLPDVGQLLAEVVASEATSLILVPELLRGLVAAKIMSGAATPALDLVAVGGARVSPALLSAAADAGIPVVEGYGLSECASVVAMNRPGDAAPGTVGLPLPHLDVSVADDGEIIVGPSPFLGYVGGPFNDGPVRTGDLGSFDEAGRLRIEGRKSNLIITAFGRNISPEWIESELLAHPDILQAMVFGEAQAGLGALIVPLPGRTEAQIRDAVTRINARLPDYAHVIRWRLTAPFDPRAGQVTANGRPRRATLLSAYADFVAEPDPIPSTGPAMSFFDQLAADTATERAAFAAVPQIRDGLQGRISRETYVAYLAQAYHHVRHTVPLMQATKARLGDSHQAYRQVLDDYIAEETGHEQWILNDIRAAGGDPDRTVQDGPNAATEMMVAYAYDYVTRVSPMGFFGMVFVLESVSIQLASIGADAVRGSLGLPPAAFTYLVSHGALDQDHIAFLRTVLDGVTSDQDRAAITHMARRMFGLFGDLFRSIPHYVEAPAARELSHAV, encoded by the coding sequence GTGAGCGCGGTGCTTGCCGCTGTCCGGCGGGCGGCCCGCGAGACGCCGCAACGGATTGTCGTGACCTCCGCCGGGGACGCCCTGAGCTGGGCCGACCTTGAGGCCCAGGTCGACCTGTTGGCGTCGAGGCTCACGGGTGATGACAGCCCCGTCGGTGTGGCACTCGACAACGGCCCGGACTGGGTGGTGGCCGATCTGGCCCTGATCGCGGCCGGCCGCGTGTCGGTGCCCATCCCGCCCTTCTTCACCGCGGAACAGCGGCAGCACGCCCTTGCTGACGCCGGAGCCGGCCTGCTGATCTCGGCCGGCGACGCCGGGGTGCGGCTCGATCCGACGGGTCTGCCGCGACGGCCGCTGCATCCCGGGACCGCCAAGATCACCTACACCTCGGGCTCGACCGGCCAGCCCAAGGGCGTGTGTCTGTCGCTGCAACAGATGGAGGCCGTCGCCCAAGCCCTGGTCGCGGTCCTCGGACGCGAGCGGGCCGGCGTACACATGGCCGTCCTGCCGCTGGCGGTGCTGCTTGAGAATGTCGCCGGCCTGTATCCCATCCTGCTGGCGGGAGGCCGCTATCACGCGCCCGGCCTGGCGGAGATCGGCTTCGCCAACCCCTTCCTGCCGGATGTCGGCCAGCTTCTGGCGGAGGTGGTCGCGAGCGAGGCGACCAGCCTCATTCTGGTCCCCGAGCTTCTCCGCGGTCTGGTCGCGGCCAAGATCATGTCCGGCGCGGCCACGCCCGCCCTTGATCTGGTGGCTGTCGGCGGTGCCCGCGTCTCGCCGGCCTTGCTGTCCGCCGCGGCCGACGCCGGGATCCCCGTCGTCGAGGGCTACGGTCTGAGTGAATGCGCGTCGGTCGTGGCGATGAACCGGCCCGGCGACGCCGCGCCCGGAACCGTCGGCCTGCCGCTGCCGCATCTCGATGTCAGCGTGGCGGATGATGGCGAGATCATCGTCGGGCCATCGCCTTTCCTCGGCTATGTCGGCGGCCCTTTCAACGACGGCCCGGTCAGGACCGGCGATCTCGGCTCCTTCGACGAGGCCGGCCGCCTGCGGATCGAGGGTCGCAAGTCGAACCTGATCATCACCGCCTTTGGCCGGAACATCTCGCCGGAATGGATCGAGAGCGAGCTGCTGGCTCACCCGGACATCCTGCAGGCCATGGTGTTCGGTGAGGCCCAGGCCGGTCTGGGGGCCCTGATCGTCCCGCTGCCCGGCCGAACCGAGGCGCAAATCAGGGACGCCGTGACCCGGATCAACGCGCGCCTGCCCGACTATGCCCACGTCATCCGGTGGCGCCTGACAGCGCCGTTCGATCCGCGCGCGGGCCAGGTGACCGCCAACGGCCGGCCCCGCCGCGCCACGCTGCTCAGCGCCTATGCCGATTTTGTCGCCGAACCCGATCCCATCCCTTCCACAGGACCCGCGATGTCATTCTTCGACCAGCTGGCGGCTGACACCGCGACCGAGCGCGCCGCCTTCGCGGCCGTCCCCCAGATCCGGGACGGCCTTCAGGGGCGCATCTCCCGCGAGACCTATGTCGCCTATCTGGCCCAGGCCTACCACCATGTCCGCCACACCGTTCCGCTGATGCAGGCGACCAAGGCCCGGTTGGGTGACAGTCATCAGGCCTACCGGCAGGTGCTCGACGACTATATCGCCGAGGAAACGGGTCACGAGCAGTGGATCCTGAACGACATCCGGGCCGCCGGCGGTGACCCCGACAGGACCGTGCAGGACGGCCCCAACGCCGCGACCGAAATGATGGTCGCCTATGCCTATGACTATGTGACCCGGGTCTCGCCGATGGGCTTCTTCGGTATGGTGTTCGTGCTGGAGAGCGTCAGCATCCAGCTGGCCAGCATAGGCGCGGATGCGGTCCGCGGCTCGCTGGGCCTGCCGCCGGCGGCCTTTACCTATCTGGTGTCGCACGGGGCCCTCGACCAGGACCACATCGCCTTCCTCAGGACCGTTCTGGACGGGGTGACGTCGGACCAGGACCGGGCGGCGATCACCCACATGGCACGGCGCATGTTCGGTCTCTTCGGGGACCTGTTCCGCTCAATCCCCCACTACGTCGAAGCCCCGGCCGCGCGGGAGCTGTCCCATGCGGTTTAA
- a CDS encoding thermostable hemolysin: MIRFDDPHQAERRRVEAFIEDSYASAYGSRITVHYPTLMSVQDESGEIYAVVGFRSAAEEPLFLEQYLDAPVESALTTLLGASVGRGAVVEIGNLASNGRGATIFLFAALARHLLASGAEFAVATATDALRGIFHRAGLGSLKLATANPDRLGDHGLSWGAYYQANPEVLAGSIRAACDPLERFADETEVARAVRTRLHFRGRP, from the coding sequence GTGATCCGCTTCGATGATCCCCACCAAGCCGAACGGCGGCGGGTCGAGGCGTTCATCGAGGACAGCTATGCGAGCGCCTACGGCAGCCGGATCACCGTCCACTATCCCACGCTGATGAGCGTTCAGGACGAGAGTGGCGAAATCTACGCCGTCGTCGGCTTCCGTAGCGCCGCTGAGGAGCCCCTCTTTCTCGAGCAGTACCTCGATGCCCCGGTTGAGAGCGCCCTGACGACCCTGCTCGGCGCGTCTGTCGGTCGAGGCGCGGTCGTCGAGATCGGCAACCTCGCCTCCAACGGACGCGGTGCCACGATCTTCCTGTTCGCGGCCCTGGCTCGTCACCTCCTCGCGTCCGGGGCGGAGTTTGCGGTCGCGACAGCCACGGACGCCTTGCGCGGGATCTTTCATCGCGCGGGGCTGGGATCACTCAAGCTGGCGACAGCCAATCCGGACCGCCTCGGCGATCACGGCCTCAGTTGGGGTGCCTATTACCAGGCCAATCCCGAGGTTCTGGCGGGTTCGATCCGCGCCGCCTGCGATCCCCTCGAACGGTTCGCCGACGAAACCGAGGTCGCGCGCGCGGTCCGGACCCGGCTTCATTTCCGGGGGCGTCCGTGA
- a CDS encoding RNA polymerase sigma factor, which produces MEIYLERRDALVRFFALRTGSDAQGEDVVQDIWLRLEAMAPEAAAEVRSPAAFLYRLGSNLMLDRVRSRRRGSQRDDAWAQSQVGTVGGEVVTEQPSAEDAVWARLKLGRVIVALESLPEKTREAFRLHKLEGLSHAETAEAMGVSRSAVEKYVSATLKHLLREVGWP; this is translated from the coding sequence TTGGAAATCTATCTCGAGCGGCGCGACGCCCTCGTGCGCTTCTTCGCACTCAGAACCGGGTCGGACGCCCAGGGCGAGGATGTGGTTCAGGACATCTGGCTGCGGCTGGAAGCGATGGCCCCCGAGGCAGCGGCGGAGGTCAGAAGTCCGGCGGCCTTCCTCTACCGGCTCGGCTCGAACCTGATGCTCGACCGGGTCCGGAGCCGCCGGCGGGGCAGCCAGCGCGACGACGCCTGGGCGCAGTCGCAGGTGGGGACCGTGGGCGGCGAGGTTGTGACGGAACAGCCGTCCGCAGAGGACGCGGTCTGGGCACGGCTCAAGCTGGGGCGCGTCATCGTCGCGCTGGAAAGCCTTCCGGAGAAGACGCGTGAGGCCTTCCGCCTGCACAAGCTGGAGGGGCTGAGCCACGCGGAGACGGCGGAGGCCATGGGCGTGTCCCGCAGCGCCGTCGAAAAATACGTCAGCGCCACCCTGAAGCACCTGCTGCGGGAGGTCGGTTGGCCATGA
- a CDS encoding FecR domain-containing protein, translating into MTQNPPHPDEPMIEQAAAWVARLHADDVSEADWLRLEAWLAADARHLAAYEEAEGLWSALGSQREAIRLRLEAGPVDNLVELGARRGPRRTWRPWALAAAPLAAAVAAGLLLIGPALDQRVVTYQTAPGETRDVVLKDGTRIAMNGGSRLTVQLTGDVRQVKMDQAQAAFDVAHDSDRPFLIDVGESQVRVIGTAFDIRRDETTTRVSVSRGVVQVSDLQTPSRAVRLTVGQSVARDDATDTAVVSSVDPGAADGWRHGRLTYQDRPLAEVATDLGRAFGTPVVVSASAADLRFTGVLELDDERRVIARLEAFLPVTATRANGQVRLDRRPG; encoded by the coding sequence ATGACCCAGAACCCGCCGCACCCCGACGAACCGATGATCGAACAGGCCGCCGCCTGGGTCGCGCGTCTGCACGCCGATGACGTGTCGGAGGCAGACTGGCTTCGACTGGAAGCCTGGCTGGCCGCGGATGCCCGGCACCTCGCGGCCTATGAGGAAGCTGAAGGTCTCTGGTCGGCCCTGGGCAGCCAGCGCGAGGCGATCCGGCTTCGCCTCGAGGCCGGGCCGGTCGACAATCTGGTTGAGCTTGGAGCCCGCCGTGGGCCGCGTCGCACCTGGCGGCCCTGGGCGCTGGCGGCGGCGCCGTTGGCCGCAGCGGTGGCGGCCGGCCTTCTGCTGATCGGCCCGGCGCTGGACCAGCGCGTGGTCACCTACCAGACGGCACCGGGTGAAACCCGGGACGTGGTGCTGAAGGACGGCACCCGGATCGCGATGAACGGCGGCTCGCGCCTGACCGTTCAACTGACCGGCGATGTGCGCCAGGTGAAGATGGATCAGGCGCAGGCGGCCTTCGACGTCGCCCACGACAGCGACCGTCCGTTCCTCATCGATGTCGGCGAGAGTCAGGTCCGGGTGATCGGTACGGCGTTCGACATCCGCCGGGACGAAACCACGACGCGCGTCAGCGTCAGCCGGGGCGTGGTTCAGGTCTCCGACCTGCAAACCCCGTCGAGGGCCGTGCGGCTGACCGTGGGCCAGAGCGTGGCGCGCGACGATGCGACGGACACCGCCGTGGTCTCTTCGGTCGATCCTGGCGCGGCTGACGGATGGCGGCATGGCCGCCTGACCTATCAGGACCGGCCGCTGGCGGAGGTCGCCACGGATCTGGGCCGCGCGTTCGGCACGCCCGTCGTCGTCTCCGCAAGCGCCGCTGACCTGCGGTTTACGGGCGTGCTGGAACTGGATGACGAGCGCCGCGTCATCGCCCGGCTGGAAGCCTTCCTTCCCGTCACCGCCACTCGTGCGAACGGTCAGGTTAGGCTAGACAGGCGTCCGGGTTGA
- a CDS encoding TonB-dependent receptor — MYRGVACVGLIWGLCGPAAAEPTVFSIPSQPLPQAVVAFGLQSGVSIGSGAAASCGRSRALRGRFETEAGLTRLLAGTGCTWRRIDGRAYVIERAARPARPVVTRPRAVPRPTGSGDPGPEVLDEVIVTATRRDITLAEAPYALTAIDGAVFDQATRRDTADLASRVAGLTVTNLGPGRNKLFVRGLADSPLTGQTQAVVGQYLDDTRLTYDAPDPDLRLVDIAHIELLRGPQGTLYGAGSIGGILKLVTTPPDLSTYGTEVFAGLNATEGAGTGRSVDLVLNAPILRDRLGVRLVAYSEVVAGSIDDPALGIVNTGDTVREGARLGLAWNIRPGWDLRLGYIAQTLNSDDSQYGFSRLGGDRRALALREPSRNDFDGLSATLSGDLGWGRLRLTTAMQSHGLDRRYDATVAAGRFGGIGPTAYDESDRIDGLITEATLTSPSGGRLNWLIGAFATEYSHDRTGVITQRDPQDILYAAGRRDHTDETALYGEAAWAFTDRLRVTAGARLFRLGVETEATARSHGVISDAFEGDRSDSGFAPKLVIEYDLTDTVLIYAQASEGYRAGGFNTGARPGQSYGVSAGDPQPRRAFRSDELLSYEAGARIRGWDDRLSLRLAAFAIDWRNIQSDRVADDGLPFTANIGDGTNFGLEAEGVWSDGPWRIDANLLLNDPEISEPDPGFPLPDDRHLPGVPDAIGNLSIHRDLVIWREAGWISGSLGYVGRSDLTPSGGVSAAMGGYFTSDLAAGVELGDWRATVRLDNVLGQHGDTFAYGNPFLVGVEDVETPQRPRSLSFALSRTF, encoded by the coding sequence GTGTATCGAGGTGTGGCGTGCGTCGGCCTGATCTGGGGCCTTTGCGGACCCGCCGCGGCTGAGCCGACCGTCTTTTCGATCCCGTCCCAGCCCCTGCCCCAGGCGGTCGTCGCCTTCGGCCTCCAGTCCGGCGTCTCCATCGGATCCGGCGCGGCGGCTTCATGCGGTCGTTCGCGCGCATTGCGGGGACGGTTCGAGACAGAAGCCGGCCTGACGCGACTGCTCGCCGGAACCGGCTGCACCTGGCGGCGGATCGACGGCCGGGCCTATGTGATCGAGCGTGCCGCCCGGCCTGCGCGACCCGTGGTCACCCGCCCCCGCGCTGTCCCCCGGCCGACAGGATCCGGCGATCCGGGACCCGAGGTGCTGGACGAGGTCATTGTCACGGCGACCCGGCGCGACATCACCCTCGCCGAAGCGCCCTATGCCCTGACGGCGATCGACGGCGCCGTCTTCGATCAGGCGACCCGGCGCGACACCGCGGATCTTGCGTCCCGCGTCGCCGGCCTGACCGTCACCAACCTTGGCCCCGGTCGCAACAAGCTGTTCGTGCGCGGCCTGGCCGACAGCCCCCTGACGGGGCAGACCCAGGCGGTGGTCGGTCAGTATCTCGATGACACCCGACTGACCTATGACGCCCCGGATCCTGACCTGCGGCTGGTGGATATCGCCCACATCGAGCTGCTGCGTGGGCCGCAGGGCACGCTGTATGGCGCAGGGTCGATCGGCGGAATCCTCAAGCTGGTGACCACGCCGCCCGACCTGAGCACCTATGGCACCGAGGTCTTCGCCGGCCTCAACGCCACCGAAGGTGCCGGCACGGGCCGCTCGGTCGATCTGGTGCTCAATGCGCCCATCCTCCGCGATCGCCTCGGCGTCCGACTGGTCGCCTATAGCGAGGTCGTCGCGGGGTCGATCGACGACCCTGCGCTGGGGATCGTCAACACCGGCGACACCGTGCGCGAGGGCGCGCGGCTGGGTCTGGCGTGGAACATCCGGCCCGGATGGGACCTCCGGCTCGGCTATATCGCCCAGACCCTGAACTCGGACGACAGCCAGTACGGCTTCTCCCGGCTCGGCGGTGACCGGCGCGCCCTTGCGCTGCGCGAACCTAGCCGCAACGATTTCGACGGTCTGTCGGCGACGCTTTCGGGCGATCTGGGGTGGGGGCGGCTGAGGCTGACCACCGCCATGCAGAGCCATGGGCTGGACCGGCGGTATGACGCGACCGTGGCCGCAGGCCGTTTCGGCGGCATTGGGCCCACCGCCTATGACGAAAGCGACCGGATCGACGGCCTGATCACCGAGGCGACCCTGACCTCGCCCTCCGGTGGCCGGCTCAACTGGCTGATCGGTGCCTTTGCCACAGAGTACAGCCACGACCGCACCGGCGTGATCACCCAACGCGATCCGCAGGACATCCTCTACGCCGCCGGCCGGCGTGACCACACGGACGAGACCGCCCTCTACGGCGAAGCCGCCTGGGCCTTCACGGACCGGCTTCGTGTGACGGCGGGCGCACGGCTGTTCCGGCTGGGCGTTGAAACGGAAGCGACCGCCCGATCCCACGGCGTGATCTCGGACGCGTTCGAGGGAGACCGAAGCGACAGCGGCTTCGCGCCGAAACTGGTCATCGAATACGATCTGACCGACACCGTCCTGATCTATGCCCAGGCGAGTGAAGGCTACCGGGCGGGCGGCTTCAATACCGGTGCACGCCCCGGCCAGAGCTATGGCGTCTCGGCGGGCGACCCTCAGCCCCGGCGCGCTTTCCGCTCCGATGAGCTTCTGAGCTATGAGGCCGGTGCCCGCATTCGCGGCTGGGACGACCGGCTGAGCCTCCGACTGGCCGCCTTCGCTATCGACTGGCGCAACATCCAGTCTGACCGGGTCGCGGACGACGGTCTGCCGTTCACCGCCAATATCGGAGACGGGACCAATTTCGGACTGGAGGCCGAAGGCGTCTGGTCGGACGGTCCCTGGCGGATCGACGCCAATCTGCTGTTGAACGACCCTGAGATATCGGAACCGGATCCCGGCTTCCCCCTGCCCGACGACCGCCATCTGCCGGGTGTGCCAGACGCCATCGGCAACCTGTCCATCCACCGTGATCTCGTCATCTGGAGGGAGGCGGGCTGGATCAGCGGCAGCCTCGGCTACGTCGGTCGCTCCGACCTCACACCGTCTGGCGGTGTTTCGGCGGCCATGGGCGGTTATTTCACCTCGGATCTGGCGGCGGGCGTCGAACTCGGTGACTGGCGCGCGACCGTGAGGCTCGACAATGTTCTCGGACAGCACGGCGACACCTTCGCCTATGGCAATCCATTCCTGGTCGGTGTCGAGGATGTCGAAACCCCGCAGCGGCCGCGCTCGCTGTCTTTCGCGCTAAGCCGGACGTTCTGA
- the ccoS gene encoding cbb3-type cytochrome oxidase assembly protein CcoS, whose product MNIIFLLAPFSVALGLLAVGAFVWTLRAGQYEDIKGAAERILIDDEDLDSPGTRAPDRITTD is encoded by the coding sequence ATGAACATCATCTTCCTGCTGGCCCCCTTTTCCGTTGCCCTTGGTCTGCTGGCCGTCGGTGCCTTCGTCTGGACCCTGCGTGCGGGTCAGTACGAGGACATCAAGGGCGCGGCCGAGCGCATCCTGATCGACGACGAGGACCTTGATAGCCCCGGGACCAGGGCCCCGGACAGGATCACCACTGACTGA
- a CDS encoding heavy metal translocating P-type ATPase — MSAFLRRTDDGQARLDLLVTGARCAGCISKIEREMGALPGVGSARLNLSTGRLSLGLENAGVDPGRIIAALERLGYPATPYDPGTAFVQRDREGRRLILALAVAGFGAMNAMMFSVPIWAGLFDQELGPATRSMMMWMSAAVGAPCAIFAGMTFFQSAWRSLRAGRANMDVPISIGVILTLAISFSETILNGRDAYFDAAVSLLFLLLIGRWLDHVLRAKARSAAGDLLALQAPAVCVIDSACRERSIPLSDVQPGDVLRVRPGDRIPVDATLEAGEALLDNSLLTGESAPERVGPGQLCRAGAVNTSGLLTLRARARSEDSSLAAIARLVDAGTQSRSRYVRLADRAAALYVPVVHAAALATFAGGWALGLDPREALIRAVAVLIVTCPCALGLAVPAVQVVASARLFRRGVLVKSGAALERLAEIDHVVFDKTGVLTEGRPALVGASPTIIALAAPLARTSSHPMARAVARAAGEGPLATEVTEHPGLGVEGLIDGRRARLGRAAFVGVPTERSGETELWFGFEGESKVRLQFSDVLRPDAGETIAALKARGMTVSILSGDQSGAVRSVAKTLGVDDWRAGLLPEEKSGAIDSLAAAGRKVLMIGDGLNDAAALARAHAAIAPGTALAASQNAADLVLTGDALMAVVEAIDVARSARHRALENFSFAALYNLVAAPAAMLGLVNPFVAALAMSGSSLVVTLNALRVRNRR; from the coding sequence ATGTCCGCCTTCCTGCGCAGGACGGACGACGGCCAGGCGCGGCTCGATCTGCTGGTGACCGGCGCGCGCTGCGCCGGTTGCATTTCGAAGATCGAGCGCGAGATGGGGGCTCTTCCGGGTGTGGGGTCGGCGCGTCTGAACCTGTCCACCGGCCGCCTCTCGCTTGGGCTTGAGAATGCGGGCGTCGATCCGGGCCGCATCATCGCCGCCCTCGAGCGGCTCGGCTATCCGGCCACCCCGTACGACCCTGGCACCGCATTCGTGCAGCGGGACCGCGAGGGACGTCGGCTGATCCTCGCCCTGGCGGTCGCCGGCTTCGGCGCGATGAACGCCATGATGTTCTCCGTCCCGATCTGGGCCGGACTGTTCGATCAGGAACTCGGGCCCGCGACCCGTTCGATGATGATGTGGATGTCGGCCGCCGTCGGCGCGCCCTGCGCCATCTTCGCCGGGATGACCTTCTTCCAGTCGGCCTGGCGGTCGCTGCGGGCAGGGCGGGCGAACATGGACGTTCCGATCTCGATCGGGGTGATCCTGACGCTGGCGATCAGCTTCTCGGAGACCATCCTGAACGGTCGCGACGCCTATTTCGACGCCGCCGTCTCGCTGCTGTTCCTGCTGCTGATCGGGCGTTGGCTGGACCATGTCCTGCGGGCCAAGGCGCGCAGCGCCGCAGGCGATCTGCTGGCGCTCCAGGCCCCGGCGGTCTGCGTGATCGACTCGGCCTGCCGTGAGCGGTCCATCCCGCTTTCGGATGTCCAGCCCGGTGATGTCCTGCGCGTCCGGCCGGGCGACCGCATCCCGGTCGACGCCACCCTCGAGGCCGGCGAGGCCTTGCTCGACAACAGCCTGCTGACCGGCGAGAGCGCACCCGAACGGGTCGGTCCGGGCCAACTGTGCCGCGCGGGCGCGGTCAACACCTCGGGACTGCTGACGCTCAGGGCCCGCGCCCGATCCGAAGACTCGAGCCTCGCGGCCATCGCCCGCCTCGTGGACGCCGGGACCCAGTCCCGCTCGCGCTATGTCCGCCTCGCCGATCGTGCGGCGGCGCTCTACGTCCCCGTGGTCCATGCGGCCGCCCTGGCGACCTTCGCCGGCGGCTGGGCCCTCGGCCTCGACCCGCGTGAGGCGCTCATCCGCGCCGTCGCGGTGCTGATCGTAACCTGCCCCTGCGCCCTCGGACTGGCCGTTCCCGCGGTGCAGGTCGTCGCCTCGGCCCGGCTCTTCAGGCGGGGCGTCCTCGTCAAATCGGGCGCGGCGCTCGAACGGCTGGCCGAGATCGATCATGTCGTCTTCGACAAAACCGGCGTCCTGACCGAAGGCCGGCCCGCCCTGGTCGGGGCATCGCCGACGATCATCGCCCTCGCGGCGCCGCTGGCACGGACCTCCAGCCACCCGATGGCCCGCGCCGTCGCCCGTGCGGCAGGAGAGGGGCCTCTCGCCACCGAGGTCACCGAACACCCCGGGCTGGGGGTGGAGGGGCTGATCGACGGCCGCCGCGCCCGGCTGGGCCGCGCGGCATTCGTCGGTGTCCCGACCGAGCGCTCCGGCGAAACGGAACTCTGGTTCGGATTTGAAGGCGAGTCCAAGGTTCGGCTGCAGTTCTCGGACGTTCTGCGGCCCGACGCCGGGGAAACGATCGCGGCGCTCAAGGCGCGGGGCATGACCGTCAGTATCCTGTCCGGCGATCAGTCCGGCGCGGTCCGGTCCGTGGCCAAAACGCTCGGGGTCGACGACTGGCGTGCCGGCCTCCTGCCCGAGGAGAAATCCGGGGCGATCGACAGCCTCGCCGCTGCCGGGCGGAAGGTCCTGATGATCGGCGACGGGCTGAATGACGCCGCGGCCCTCGCGCGCGCCCATGCGGCGATCGCCCCCGGTACGGCGCTGGCGGCCAGCCAGAACGCCGCCGATCTCGTGCTCACCGGCGACGCCCTGATGGCGGTCGTTGAAGCCATCGATGTGGCGCGTTCCGCCCGCCATCGCGCACTCGAGAATTTCAGCTTTGCGGCGCTCTATAATCTGGTCGCTGCGCCCGCCGCCATGCTTGGTCTGGTGAACCCCTTCGTCGCCGCCCTGGCGATGTCCGGCTCTTCGCTGGTCGTGACGCTCAATGCGCTGCGTGTGAGGAACCGGCGATGA
- a CDS encoding FixH family protein: MTASSSPPRVPFTVKGWHVAAGVVAFFAIVIGVDGVFLTLAYRTHPGQVAARPYEAGLIYNAELERQRAQEGLGWRAAVEARADGVAVLLQDRDGKPLSGLRVTATLLRPATEQGRTVVTLTEAGPGQYVGARPGLSGAWDARVEALGSGPSFVAERRLTWP; the protein is encoded by the coding sequence ATGACCGCGTCCTCGTCTCCGCCGCGCGTTCCGTTCACGGTCAAGGGCTGGCACGTCGCGGCCGGCGTGGTGGCCTTTTTCGCCATCGTGATCGGGGTCGATGGGGTCTTCCTTACCCTGGCCTATCGCACCCACCCGGGGCAGGTCGCGGCGCGGCCCTATGAGGCGGGCCTGATCTACAACGCGGAGCTTGAGCGCCAGCGGGCGCAGGAGGGCCTGGGCTGGCGCGCGGCGGTCGAGGCCCGGGCGGATGGCGTGGCGGTCCTGCTTCAGGATCGCGACGGCAAACCGTTGAGCGGCCTCAGGGTCACGGCCACCCTGTTGCGACCGGCAACCGAACAGGGACGCACGGTCGTGACCCTGACGGAAGCCGGTCCGGGCCAGTACGTCGGTGCCAGGCCCGGCCTGTCCGGCGCGTGGGACGCCCGTGTCGAAGCCCTGGGCTCCGGCCCCTCGTTTGTCGCAGAGCGGAGGCTGACGTGGCCGTGA